One window of the Archangium primigenium genome contains the following:
- a CDS encoding glycoside hydrolase family 43 protein: MRVTKALGVLALSMAMQACGGPEPLASEAGEPLVPDSPLLGSQEQALGRLNIRNADPTVIRVGSTYISAETDGSRLYVRTATSVDGLGGAARQQVWSNPSGWAEVWAPQIIRDSATGTYYIYFTAGANKAHRMYVIQSKSPTSGWSTAQRMSLPDDKWAIDGTAFKYRNQWYFVWSGWVGDSDGEQTLFLARMSSPTTVTGARFVISQPREAFEKVEPNPPCRVNEGPEVIIDPAGQLHVVYSANGSWGESYCLADLRLKLDGDPTYVWDWFKSNGCLFGANRSTLMSGWDPTLYAKGVGHHSFVLVDGDPNTSPPAGPTFPLAYHGVAKNEYPSDFWGARYWYSGTFQWWGNITYTRGSERTTGWSLKFYE; the protein is encoded by the coding sequence ATGCGCGTCACGAAGGCCCTGGGTGTTCTGGCGTTGAGCATGGCGATGCAGGCGTGCGGGGGGCCGGAGCCCCTGGCGTCCGAGGCGGGTGAGCCGCTGGTGCCGGACTCTCCCCTGCTCGGCAGCCAGGAGCAGGCGCTGGGGCGGCTGAACATCCGCAACGCCGACCCCACGGTCATCCGCGTGGGCAGCACGTACATCTCCGCGGAGACGGACGGCTCGCGGCTGTACGTGCGCACGGCCACGTCAGTGGACGGCCTGGGCGGCGCGGCGCGGCAGCAGGTGTGGAGCAACCCCTCCGGCTGGGCCGAGGTGTGGGCGCCGCAGATCATCCGCGACAGCGCCACGGGCACCTACTACATCTACTTCACGGCGGGGGCGAACAAGGCCCACCGCATGTACGTCATCCAGTCCAAGTCGCCCACGAGCGGCTGGAGCACCGCCCAGCGCATGTCGCTGCCGGACGACAAGTGGGCCATCGACGGCACGGCGTTCAAGTACCGCAACCAGTGGTACTTCGTGTGGTCCGGCTGGGTGGGCGACAGCGACGGCGAGCAGACGCTCTTCCTCGCGCGCATGAGCAGCCCCACCACCGTCACCGGCGCGCGCTTCGTCATCTCCCAGCCCCGCGAGGCCTTCGAGAAGGTGGAGCCCAACCCCCCCTGCCGCGTCAACGAGGGCCCCGAGGTCATCATCGATCCGGCCGGCCAGTTGCACGTCGTCTACTCGGCCAACGGCAGCTGGGGCGAGAGCTACTGCCTGGCGGACCTGCGCCTGAAGCTCGACGGGGACCCCACCTACGTGTGGGACTGGTTCAAGTCCAACGGCTGCCTCTTCGGCGCCAACCGCTCCACCCTCATGAGCGGGTGGGATCCGACGCTCTACGCCAAGGGCGTGGGCCACCACTCCTTCGTGCTGGTGGACGGCGACCCCAACACCAGCCCCCCCGCCGGGCCCACCTTCCCGCTCGCCTACCACGGCGTGGCCAAGAACGAGTACCCGAGCGACTTCTGGGGCGCGCGCTACTGGTACTCGGGCACCTTCCAGTGGTGGGGCAACATCACCTACACCCGCGGCAGCGAGCGCACCACGGGCTGGAGCCTGAAGTTCTACGAGTAG
- a CDS encoding M28 family peptidase — protein sequence MKRFSLGLLVLVGCAHAPPAPSSPSGPAVPPPRGVEPHAGETHWKALRQLTFEGENAEAYWAFSGQALTFQARHEGQGCDRIYWLDALTGATRPISSGEGATTCAYSFPPDDKEVLYASTHEGGKACPPKPDMSLGYVWPLYDTYDIYKANADGTNVRPLTREKGYDAEATVCPKDGAIVFTSVRDGDLELYRMDADGQNVKRLTHTPGYDGGAFFSPDCSKIVWRASRPAPGKELEDYQSLLAQGLVRPTKLELYVADADGSNATQVTYLNAASFAPAWHPTLPRLLFSTNHGDPKGREFDIWAVNVDGSGLERITTAPGFDGFPLFSPDGKQLAFSSNRATAAGRHDTNVFIAEWQETRTREPGVASSETGVAASEPRPPDRVLEDVRFLAAPEQGGRGIDTPGLEQAAAWLERRFTALGLEPAGDAGSFRQRFPVVTALQAAPGTALELGGVRAQEGAFLPLGFSADGEVKGDFVLAGHGIRAKDLGVDDYAGLAVKGKIVVVRRFVPDTPAFATPDAQRRHGDLRHKAWVAKEAGARALVVVDWPLAGDKNAPAEAGLPALKPEGAQDAGLPVVALKRAGFEPVLEKLAKKQKVSGRVAVKLERVLKDTWNVVARLPAAKDGTRASEAVVVGAHYDHLGEGGRGSLAPDRREPHLGADDNASGVAGMLEAARLLSGQRERLRRDVYFAAFSGEETGVLGSTAWTRTPTAGLAMKDVAAMLNLDMVGRLRDNHLTVLGADSAGEWRELLAPACAKARVRCDGSGDGYGPSDHTPFYAAGVPVLHFFTGTHNDYHKPSDSAERINAAGLAQVALVVSEMAAEVSARPGRVTYRSVPAPAPVGDARSFNASLGTVPDYAPPAGTRGVLLAGVRPGGGADLGGLKRGDVLVRLGTHEVGSVEDLMYALNAARPGETVTAVVLREGAEVKLSVTYQESKRR from the coding sequence ATGAAGAGATTCTCGCTGGGCCTCCTCGTCCTCGTGGGGTGCGCGCATGCGCCCCCGGCGCCGTCCTCTCCGTCGGGCCCGGCCGTGCCGCCGCCGCGGGGGGTGGAGCCGCACGCGGGCGAGACGCACTGGAAGGCGCTGCGGCAACTCACCTTCGAGGGCGAGAACGCCGAGGCCTACTGGGCCTTCTCGGGCCAGGCGCTCACGTTCCAGGCGCGCCACGAGGGGCAGGGGTGCGATCGCATCTACTGGCTGGACGCGCTCACGGGCGCCACGCGGCCCATCTCCAGCGGGGAGGGCGCCACCACGTGCGCCTATTCGTTCCCGCCCGATGACAAGGAGGTCCTCTACGCCTCCACCCACGAGGGCGGCAAGGCGTGCCCGCCCAAGCCCGACATGAGCCTGGGCTACGTGTGGCCGCTCTACGACACCTACGACATCTACAAGGCGAACGCGGACGGCACGAACGTGCGGCCGCTCACGCGCGAGAAGGGCTACGACGCCGAGGCGACGGTGTGCCCCAAGGACGGCGCCATCGTCTTCACCTCCGTGCGGGATGGGGATCTGGAGCTGTACCGGATGGACGCGGACGGCCAGAACGTGAAGCGGCTCACGCACACGCCCGGCTATGACGGTGGGGCGTTCTTCAGCCCGGACTGCTCCAAGATCGTCTGGCGGGCGAGCCGGCCCGCGCCGGGCAAGGAGCTGGAGGACTACCAGTCGCTGCTGGCCCAAGGGCTCGTGCGACCCACGAAGCTGGAGCTGTACGTGGCGGACGCGGACGGCTCCAACGCCACGCAGGTGACGTACCTCAACGCGGCGAGCTTCGCGCCCGCCTGGCACCCCACGCTGCCGCGCCTGCTCTTCTCCACCAACCATGGAGACCCCAAGGGGCGCGAGTTCGACATCTGGGCGGTGAACGTGGATGGCTCGGGGCTCGAGCGCATCACCACCGCGCCCGGCTTCGACGGCTTCCCGCTGTTCTCCCCGGACGGCAAGCAACTGGCGTTCTCCTCCAACCGCGCCACGGCCGCGGGCCGCCACGACACCAACGTCTTCATCGCCGAGTGGCAGGAGACGCGCACGCGCGAGCCCGGCGTCGCCTCGAGCGAAACCGGCGTCGCCGCGAGCGAGCCCAGGCCGCCGGATCGGGTGCTGGAGGACGTGCGCTTCCTCGCGGCGCCCGAGCAGGGGGGCCGGGGCATCGACACGCCCGGACTGGAGCAGGCCGCGGCGTGGCTGGAGCGGCGCTTCACGGCGCTGGGCCTCGAGCCCGCGGGGGACGCGGGGAGCTTCCGCCAGCGCTTCCCCGTGGTCACCGCGCTCCAGGCGGCGCCGGGCACGGCGCTGGAGTTGGGCGGCGTGCGGGCCCAGGAGGGCGCCTTCCTGCCGCTGGGCTTCTCCGCGGACGGCGAGGTGAAGGGGGACTTCGTGCTCGCCGGCCACGGCATCCGCGCCAAGGATCTGGGCGTGGACGACTACGCGGGCCTGGCGGTGAAGGGGAAGATCGTCGTCGTGCGGCGCTTCGTGCCGGACACGCCGGCGTTCGCCACCCCGGACGCGCAGCGGCGCCATGGAGACCTGCGCCACAAGGCGTGGGTGGCCAAGGAGGCCGGGGCGCGGGCGCTCGTGGTGGTGGACTGGCCGCTGGCGGGCGACAAGAACGCCCCCGCCGAGGCGGGCCTGCCCGCGCTCAAGCCCGAGGGCGCCCAGGACGCGGGCCTGCCCGTGGTGGCGCTCAAGCGCGCCGGCTTCGAGCCCGTGCTGGAGAAGCTCGCCAAGAAGCAAAAGGTGAGCGGCCGGGTGGCGGTGAAGCTCGAGCGGGTGCTCAAGGACACGTGGAACGTGGTGGCCCGGCTGCCCGCCGCCAAGGACGGCACGCGCGCCTCCGAGGCCGTGGTGGTGGGCGCGCACTACGATCACCTGGGCGAGGGGGGCCGGGGCTCGCTCGCGCCGGACCGCCGCGAGCCGCACCTGGGCGCGGACGACAACGCCTCGGGCGTGGCGGGCATGCTGGAGGCGGCGCGGCTGCTCTCCGGCCAGCGCGAGCGCCTGCGCCGCGACGTGTACTTCGCCGCCTTCTCCGGCGAGGAGACGGGGGTGCTCGGCTCCACCGCGTGGACGCGCACGCCCACCGCGGGCCTGGCGATGAAGGACGTGGCCGCCATGCTCAACCTCGACATGGTGGGGCGGCTGCGCGACAACCACCTGACGGTGCTGGGCGCCGACTCGGCGGGGGAGTGGCGCGAGCTGCTCGCCCCCGCGTGCGCCAAGGCCCGGGTGCGCTGTGACGGCTCGGGGGACGGCTACGGCCCCTCGGATCACACGCCTTTCTACGCGGCGGGTGTGCCCGTACTGCATTTTTTCACTGGCACGCACAATGACTACCACAAACCCTCGGACAGCGCGGAGCGGATCAACGCCGCGGGGTTGGCCCAGGTGGCGCTCGTGGTATCCGAGATGGCCGCGGAGGTGAGTGCCCGGCCCGGACGGGTGACGTACCGCAGCGTGCCGGCGCCCGCGCCGGTGGGGGATGCGCGCTCCTTCAATGCCTCGTTGGGCACCGTGCCCGACTACGCGCCCCCGGCCGGCACGCGGGGGGTGCTCCTCGCGGGCGTGCGGCCCGGGGGCGGGGCGGACCTGGGCGGCCTCAAGCGTGGGGACGTGCTCGTGCGGCTCGGCACGCATGAGGTTGGCAGCGTGGAGGACCTCATGTATGCCCTCAACGCCGCCCGGCCCGGCGAGACGGTGACCGCCGTCGTCCTGCGCGAGGGCGCCGAGGTGAAGCTCTCCGTGACGTACCAGGAGAGTAAACGCCGATGA
- a CDS encoding PAS domain-containing sensor histidine kinase, translated as MASTTHEDALPRLILDALIHPLFWKGVDLRYLGCNRAFSRLVGLEPEAVVGLSDEELPWRDAADVFQRMDRRVLATGRPVEALEEPVRDAEGQERWTQTNKTPLVDEHGTIVGVLGSLVDITAQREERVRRLRRALSERETANRLLREQVSEREAMERALAESELRLRTAVRGAHLILWSLDPQGIFTFVDGGGLGMLGLRPEQIVGESFFELFAGEPQALKQARLALTGVSTTQVLTIASDIHYETRYTPVLDERGQLTGTIGLAMDVTERVRARAQLELELERTRAQLLQVERLATLGTLAAGVGHELRNISTVLNSLRTAFTEWAQTGEAPDAELLTELGWACEHVATHGHHLMNLGQPGQTKVERVDLRELVQGALNMLRTAGTLRHVNVSFQGPARPVWTDVSRTRVEQVLINLLRNAADAVESVRDRPTEVRVCLREDLARGVAHCHVEDTGVGMTEQVLASIFEPWFTTKPPDRGTGLGLPVVRNLLRELGGDLSVESQPGQGSTFSFHLPLAPPPT; from the coding sequence ATGGCGTCGACAACGCACGAGGACGCGCTACCACGGCTCATTCTCGACGCGCTCATCCACCCCCTCTTCTGGAAGGGCGTGGATCTGCGCTACCTCGGATGCAACCGCGCCTTCTCGCGGCTGGTGGGCCTGGAGCCCGAGGCCGTGGTGGGCCTGAGTGACGAGGAGCTGCCCTGGCGGGACGCGGCCGACGTCTTCCAGCGCATGGACCGCCGCGTGCTCGCCACGGGCCGGCCGGTCGAGGCCCTGGAGGAGCCCGTGCGCGACGCGGAGGGCCAGGAGCGCTGGACCCAGACGAACAAGACGCCGCTGGTGGACGAGCACGGCACCATCGTGGGCGTGCTCGGCTCGCTGGTGGACATCACCGCGCAGCGCGAGGAGCGGGTGCGGCGGCTGCGGCGCGCCCTGTCCGAGCGCGAGACGGCCAACCGGCTCCTGCGCGAGCAGGTCAGCGAGCGCGAGGCCATGGAGCGCGCCCTGGCCGAGAGCGAGCTGCGGCTGCGCACGGCGGTGCGGGGCGCGCACCTCATCCTCTGGTCCCTGGATCCCCAGGGCATCTTCACCTTCGTGGACGGCGGCGGCCTGGGCATGCTGGGGCTCCGGCCCGAGCAGATCGTGGGCGAGTCCTTCTTCGAGCTGTTCGCGGGCGAGCCCCAGGCGCTCAAACAGGCGCGCCTGGCGCTCACGGGCGTGAGCACCACGCAGGTGCTCACCATCGCGTCCGACATCCACTACGAGACGCGCTACACCCCGGTGCTCGACGAGCGGGGTCAGCTCACGGGCACCATCGGCCTGGCCATGGACGTGACGGAGCGCGTGCGCGCGCGCGCGCAACTGGAGCTGGAGCTGGAGCGCACGCGCGCGCAGCTCCTGCAGGTGGAGCGGCTGGCGACGCTGGGCACGCTGGCGGCCGGCGTGGGCCACGAGCTGCGCAACATCTCCACCGTGCTCAACAGCCTGCGCACCGCCTTCACCGAGTGGGCCCAGACCGGCGAGGCGCCCGACGCGGAGCTGCTCACGGAGCTCGGCTGGGCGTGCGAGCACGTGGCCACGCACGGCCATCACCTGATGAACCTGGGCCAGCCCGGCCAGACGAAGGTGGAGCGGGTGGACTTGCGCGAGCTGGTGCAGGGCGCGCTCAACATGCTGCGCACCGCGGGCACCCTGCGCCACGTGAACGTGTCCTTCCAGGGCCCCGCGCGCCCCGTGTGGACGGACGTGAGCCGCACCCGCGTGGAGCAGGTGCTCATCAACCTCTTGCGCAACGCCGCCGACGCCGTGGAGTCCGTGCGCGACCGGCCCACCGAGGTGCGCGTGTGCCTGCGCGAGGACCTGGCGCGCGGCGTGGCGCACTGCCACGTGGAGGACACCGGCGTGGGCATGACCGAGCAGGTACTCGCCTCCATCTTCGAGCCCTGGTTCACCACCAAGCCCCCCGACCGCGGTACAGGGTTGGGGCTGCCCGTGGTGCGCAACCTCCTGCGCGAGCTCGGGGGCGATCTCTCGGTGGAGAGCCAGCCGGGCCAGGGCAGCACCTTCTCCTTCCACCTGCCGCTCGCGCCGCCGCCTACCTGA
- a CDS encoding cytochrome P450 family protein: protein MSPSPSPFQELWSPVTRQNPLPFYARLRQEAPVVRLEDPHFKHPVWVVSRYKDAVELLRDPRFTKNVDKLPETSLHRQRRNDAMAAINKHMLMADPPDHTRLRTLVSKAFTPRRVEELRPRVTAITERLLDTLEPQGSADLLDAFAFPLPVTVIAEMLGVPVEDQDKFQEWTSIIVNPPVDGNMEPLFAAGFQFMQYFQALMEKRRGEPREDLLSALVSVEEQGDRLSPQELISMLFLLLVAGHETTVNLIGNGVWALLRNPEQLERLRREPALIESAVEEMLRYRGPVETSTQRWAPQDVEFRGQVIPAGETILASLMAANHDPEQFPEPGRFDIAREPNRHIGFGFGIHFCLGAPLARLEANIAIPLLLQRLPRLRLAVDESALSWREGILVHGMKQLPVAF, encoded by the coding sequence ATGAGCCCCTCCCCCTCGCCCTTCCAAGAGCTGTGGTCTCCCGTCACGCGACAGAACCCCCTGCCCTTCTACGCGCGCCTGCGCCAGGAGGCGCCGGTGGTGCGGCTGGAGGATCCCCACTTCAAGCACCCCGTCTGGGTCGTCAGCCGCTACAAGGACGCGGTGGAGCTGTTGCGCGACCCGCGCTTCACCAAGAACGTGGACAAGCTGCCCGAGACGTCCCTGCACCGCCAGCGGCGCAATGACGCCATGGCCGCCATCAACAAGCACATGCTCATGGCGGATCCGCCGGATCACACCCGCCTGCGCACGCTCGTGTCCAAGGCCTTCACCCCGCGCCGGGTGGAGGAGCTGCGCCCGCGCGTCACCGCCATCACCGAGCGGCTGCTGGACACCCTCGAGCCCCAGGGCTCCGCGGATCTGCTCGACGCCTTCGCCTTCCCCCTGCCGGTGACGGTCATCGCGGAGATGCTCGGCGTGCCGGTGGAGGATCAGGACAAGTTCCAGGAGTGGACGAGCATCATCGTCAACCCGCCCGTGGACGGGAACATGGAGCCCTTGTTCGCGGCCGGCTTCCAGTTCATGCAGTACTTCCAGGCGCTCATGGAGAAGCGCCGGGGGGAGCCGCGCGAGGATCTGCTCTCGGCGCTCGTGTCCGTGGAGGAGCAAGGCGACCGGCTCTCGCCCCAGGAGCTCATCAGCATGCTGTTCCTGCTCCTGGTGGCCGGCCACGAGACGACGGTGAACCTCATCGGCAACGGCGTCTGGGCGCTCCTGCGCAACCCCGAGCAGCTCGAGCGGCTGCGCCGGGAGCCCGCCCTCATCGAGTCGGCGGTGGAGGAGATGCTGCGCTACCGCGGCCCGGTGGAGACGAGCACCCAGCGCTGGGCGCCCCAGGACGTGGAGTTCCGCGGCCAGGTGATTCCCGCGGGGGAGACGATCCTCGCCTCGCTGATGGCGGCCAACCACGATCCCGAGCAGTTCCCGGAGCCCGGGCGCTTCGACATCGCCCGCGAGCCCAACCGGCACATCGGCTTCGGCTTCGGCATCCACTTCTGCCTGGGCGCGCCGCTCGCGCGGCTGGAGGCCAACATCGCCATCCCCCTGCTGCTCCAGCGGCTGCCCCGGCTGCGGCTCGCCGTGGACGAGTCCGCGCTGAGCTGGCGCGAGGGCATCCTCGTGCACGGCATGAAGCAGCTGCCCGTGGCCTTCTGA